The following coding sequences lie in one Vidua chalybeata isolate OUT-0048 chromosome 16, bVidCha1 merged haplotype, whole genome shotgun sequence genomic window:
- the IL4R gene encoding interleukin-4 receptor subunit alpha isoform X1 — MARLPSAAPYTLWILFFSYTTNEVLTAGHIQEFACFTDYDKELVCQWKVPAQTNCSKEFVLCYSKEMSSVSNTCVPENEKDSLRCTCTIYPEYFVLGLTYILALQFNGTDSWNYNVTPALVVKPRAPKNLAIEKAENGNFNLSWEESYSHPSFLSGQPVIYEVKYWRKQHPTEVSVKAINYQAKSFEITASSLKRGYDYVASLRCNYVDYPAYWSEWSEEVEFRYDYQVKAEDILQMAVPTSCILILAGSIICYFCFTKVKKEWWDQIPNPAKSQLVVKNVKFSVLCYFDEIKFPFQDLKQSHMEQQISCKNCLAQSLSSQNFNGKDNIRNVEKSCSCHSKSEEWLPKGSSAVLTPDTIPVEECIEICVCLTDSETESQEETGNQITMSEPYESSIGAFREHPEHNELLANMFDALLANENNMPDNEGPNIPTAERKTLESIGSENPSQQNPKESAAQSPQPCDISHTAPLFTKASQDDYNCSTASKESELSEESFESGYQSSSINSASLDARDLQQMVHQSLFLCSSESELDSCVLIQESTIKSLFGTKTDRINSPAYKSFDTLVSASMGLCGSAYKSYDTLLSPSLEPCGSAYRSFNMLVSACKEPSSSAYKSFNALMSQSMADSSLTLGFESVPSSPPVRQLSETPGCSCRDQSAQPASNQLCCNNYRSPSTELDFPSTCSEHSDFPSFSTHANEGASAFLSEEEMHKQVIYQNVQRKGNIISCPITPQPSGCQPFGSAGKCNGLYWDSDNEVMSTSLYESFINLCSNLSEAPPDPAIYESDPRIKDSVCLTVQGSDCTIVPGLASSENDTQTSDGSSWINSIYDLYGDSNDENTSRDEQLLHLLEMKCQDLNSRERATKATKWKSFNPTGKVMQEGGDNRLKY; from the exons ATGGCAAGACTCCCAAGTGCTGCACCATATACCCTGTGGatccttttcttttcatataCAACAAATGAAG TTTTGACTGCAGGACACATACAAGAATTTGCATGCTTCACTGACTATGACAAAGAACTGGTTTGTCAATGGAAGGTGCCTGCACAAACCAATTGCTCCAAAGAATTCGTGCTCTGCTACAGCAAGGAAATGTCTTCTGTGTC AAACACGTGTGTTCCTGAGAATGAAAAAGACAGTTTAAGGTGCACTTGTACAATATATCCGGAATATTTTGTATTAGGCCTCACGTATATTCTAGCCCTACAGTTCAATGGCACTGATTCGTGGAATTACAATGTAACACCAGCCCTTGTTG TTAAGCCAAGAGCCCCCAAAAATCTTGCCATTGAGAAAGCTGAAAATGGTAATTTCAATCTGAGTTGGGAGGAGAGCTACTCTCATCCATCCTTTCTCTCTGGACAGCCAGTCATCTATGAAGTGAAATACTGGAGGAAGCAGCACCCGACAGAG GTTTCTGTAAAAGCAATTAACTACCAGGCAAAAAGCTTTGAGATTACTGCAAGCTCCTTGAAGAGAGGCTACGATTATGTTGCAAGTCTCAGGTGTAACTACGTGGACTACCCAGCCTACTGGAGTGAATGGAGTGAAGAAGTTGAATTTCGCTATG ATTACCAGGTGAAGGCTGAAGACATTCTGCAGATGGCTGTGCCCACATCCTGCATACTGATCTTGGCAGGATCCATAATTTGTTACTTCTGTTTCACCAA AGTGAAGAAAGAATGGTGGGatcaaatcccaaatccagcaaAGAGCCAATTGGTTGTAAAAAATGTCAAG TTTTCAGTTTTGTGCTACTTTGATGAAATTAAGTTCCCGTTCCAGGACTTAAAGCAAAGTCACATGGAACAACAAAT AAGCTGCAAGAACTGTCTGGCTCAAAGTTTGTCAAGCCAAAACTTCAACGGAAAAGATAACATCAGAAATGTTGAGAAATCTTGCAGTTGCCACAGCAAGTCTGAAGAGTGGTTGCcaaaaggcagcagtgcagTTTTAACCCCTGATACAATACCAGTTGAAGAGTGTATAGAAATCTGTGTATGTTTAACAGACAGTGAAACTGAGAGTCAAGAAGAAACTGGCAACCAGATCACCATGTCTGAGCCTTATGAGAGCAGCATTGGTGCTTTCAGAGAGCACCCTGAACACAATGAGTTACTAGCTAACATGTTTGATGCACTCCTGGCAAATGAAAACAACATGCCAGACAATGAAGGCCCAAACATCCCCACAGCTGAGAGGAAAACCTTAGAGAGCATTGGGTCAGAAAATCCATCACAGCAAAATCCAAAAGAAAGTGCAGCCCAGAGTCCACAACCATGTGATATTTCTCATACAGCTCCCCTTTTCACCAAAGCCTCTCAAGATGACTACAATTGTAGTACAGCCAGCAAAGAGTCAGAACTATCAGAAGAATCCTTTGAATCTGGCTATCAGAGCTCCAGCATAAATTCTGCTTCTCTGGATGCAAGAGACCTTCAACAAATGGTTCATCAAAGCCTTTTTCTATGTAGTTCTGAAAGTGAGCTTGACTCTTGTGTCCTGATCCAGGAGTCTACAATTAAATCATTGTTTGGAACCAAAACAGACAGAATAAACAGCCCTGCATACAAGAGTTTTGATACCCTTGTATCTGCATCCATGGGATTGTGTGGTTCTGCCTACAAGAGCTATGACACCCTTttgtctccatccctggaaccCTGTGGCTCTGCCTACAGGAGCTTTAATATGCTTGTGTCTGCATGCAAGGAGCCAAGCAGCTCTGCATACAAGAGCTTCAATGCCCTCATGTCTCAGTCGATGGCTGACAGTAGCCTGACTCTGGGCTTTGAAAGCGTGCCTTCCTCACCGCCTGTGAGACAGTTGTCAGAGACGCCCGGATGCAGCTGCAGAGATCAAAGTGCTCAGCCTGCTAGCAATCAGTTGTGTTGTAACAACTACAGATCTCCCAGCACTGAGCTTGATTTTCCAAGCACCTGTTCAGAACATTCTGATTTTCCATCTTTCTCCACACATGCAAATGAAGGtgcttcagcttttctttcagaggaagaaatgcATAAGCAAGTAATATATCAAAATGTTCAAAGGAAAGGCAATATAATTTCTTGCCCCATTACACCTCAGCCATCTGGCTGTCAGCCTTTTGGTAGTGCAGGTAAATGTAATGGTCTATACTGGGACAGTGACAATGAGGTTATGTCTACATCTCTATATGAATCCTTTATTAATCTGTGCAGCAACCTGAGTGAAGCACCTCCAGATCCTGCAATCTATGAATCGGACCCAAGGATAAAGGACAGTGTGTGTTTGACTGTTCAGGGTTCTGACTGCACCATTGTCCCGGGTTTAGCATCTAGTGAGAATGACACACAGACTAGTGATGGCAGCTCTTGGATCAACAGCATTTACGATCTGTATGGTGATAGCAATGATGAAAATACCAGCAGAGATGAACAGCTGTTGCACTTATTAGAAATGAAATGTCAAGATTTaaacagcagagaaagagcTACAAAGGcaacaaaatggaaaagcttTAACCCTACTGGTAAAGTAATGCAAGAGGGTGGTGATAACAGGCTAAAATACTGA
- the IL4R gene encoding interleukin-4 receptor subunit alpha isoform X2 has protein sequence MTKNWFVNGRCLHKPIAPKNSCSATARKCLLCLKPRAPKNLAIEKAENGNFNLSWEESYSHPSFLSGQPVIYEVKYWRKQHPTEVSVKAINYQAKSFEITASSLKRGYDYVASLRCNYVDYPAYWSEWSEEVEFRYDYQVKAEDILQMAVPTSCILILAGSIICYFCFTKVKKEWWDQIPNPAKSQLVVKNVKFSVLCYFDEIKFPFQDLKQSHMEQQISCKNCLAQSLSSQNFNGKDNIRNVEKSCSCHSKSEEWLPKGSSAVLTPDTIPVEECIEICVCLTDSETESQEETGNQITMSEPYESSIGAFREHPEHNELLANMFDALLANENNMPDNEGPNIPTAERKTLESIGSENPSQQNPKESAAQSPQPCDISHTAPLFTKASQDDYNCSTASKESELSEESFESGYQSSSINSASLDARDLQQMVHQSLFLCSSESELDSCVLIQESTIKSLFGTKTDRINSPAYKSFDTLVSASMGLCGSAYKSYDTLLSPSLEPCGSAYRSFNMLVSACKEPSSSAYKSFNALMSQSMADSSLTLGFESVPSSPPVRQLSETPGCSCRDQSAQPASNQLCCNNYRSPSTELDFPSTCSEHSDFPSFSTHANEGASAFLSEEEMHKQVIYQNVQRKGNIISCPITPQPSGCQPFGSAGKCNGLYWDSDNEVMSTSLYESFINLCSNLSEAPPDPAIYESDPRIKDSVCLTVQGSDCTIVPGLASSENDTQTSDGSSWINSIYDLYGDSNDENTSRDEQLLHLLEMKCQDLNSRERATKATKWKSFNPTGKVMQEGGDNRLKY, from the exons ATGACAAAGAACTGGTTTGTCAATGGAAGGTGCCTGCACAAACCAATTGCTCCAAAGAATTCGTGCTCTGCTACAGCAAGGAAATGTCTTCTGTGTC TTAAGCCAAGAGCCCCCAAAAATCTTGCCATTGAGAAAGCTGAAAATGGTAATTTCAATCTGAGTTGGGAGGAGAGCTACTCTCATCCATCCTTTCTCTCTGGACAGCCAGTCATCTATGAAGTGAAATACTGGAGGAAGCAGCACCCGACAGAG GTTTCTGTAAAAGCAATTAACTACCAGGCAAAAAGCTTTGAGATTACTGCAAGCTCCTTGAAGAGAGGCTACGATTATGTTGCAAGTCTCAGGTGTAACTACGTGGACTACCCAGCCTACTGGAGTGAATGGAGTGAAGAAGTTGAATTTCGCTATG ATTACCAGGTGAAGGCTGAAGACATTCTGCAGATGGCTGTGCCCACATCCTGCATACTGATCTTGGCAGGATCCATAATTTGTTACTTCTGTTTCACCAA AGTGAAGAAAGAATGGTGGGatcaaatcccaaatccagcaaAGAGCCAATTGGTTGTAAAAAATGTCAAG TTTTCAGTTTTGTGCTACTTTGATGAAATTAAGTTCCCGTTCCAGGACTTAAAGCAAAGTCACATGGAACAACAAAT AAGCTGCAAGAACTGTCTGGCTCAAAGTTTGTCAAGCCAAAACTTCAACGGAAAAGATAACATCAGAAATGTTGAGAAATCTTGCAGTTGCCACAGCAAGTCTGAAGAGTGGTTGCcaaaaggcagcagtgcagTTTTAACCCCTGATACAATACCAGTTGAAGAGTGTATAGAAATCTGTGTATGTTTAACAGACAGTGAAACTGAGAGTCAAGAAGAAACTGGCAACCAGATCACCATGTCTGAGCCTTATGAGAGCAGCATTGGTGCTTTCAGAGAGCACCCTGAACACAATGAGTTACTAGCTAACATGTTTGATGCACTCCTGGCAAATGAAAACAACATGCCAGACAATGAAGGCCCAAACATCCCCACAGCTGAGAGGAAAACCTTAGAGAGCATTGGGTCAGAAAATCCATCACAGCAAAATCCAAAAGAAAGTGCAGCCCAGAGTCCACAACCATGTGATATTTCTCATACAGCTCCCCTTTTCACCAAAGCCTCTCAAGATGACTACAATTGTAGTACAGCCAGCAAAGAGTCAGAACTATCAGAAGAATCCTTTGAATCTGGCTATCAGAGCTCCAGCATAAATTCTGCTTCTCTGGATGCAAGAGACCTTCAACAAATGGTTCATCAAAGCCTTTTTCTATGTAGTTCTGAAAGTGAGCTTGACTCTTGTGTCCTGATCCAGGAGTCTACAATTAAATCATTGTTTGGAACCAAAACAGACAGAATAAACAGCCCTGCATACAAGAGTTTTGATACCCTTGTATCTGCATCCATGGGATTGTGTGGTTCTGCCTACAAGAGCTATGACACCCTTttgtctccatccctggaaccCTGTGGCTCTGCCTACAGGAGCTTTAATATGCTTGTGTCTGCATGCAAGGAGCCAAGCAGCTCTGCATACAAGAGCTTCAATGCCCTCATGTCTCAGTCGATGGCTGACAGTAGCCTGACTCTGGGCTTTGAAAGCGTGCCTTCCTCACCGCCTGTGAGACAGTTGTCAGAGACGCCCGGATGCAGCTGCAGAGATCAAAGTGCTCAGCCTGCTAGCAATCAGTTGTGTTGTAACAACTACAGATCTCCCAGCACTGAGCTTGATTTTCCAAGCACCTGTTCAGAACATTCTGATTTTCCATCTTTCTCCACACATGCAAATGAAGGtgcttcagcttttctttcagaggaagaaatgcATAAGCAAGTAATATATCAAAATGTTCAAAGGAAAGGCAATATAATTTCTTGCCCCATTACACCTCAGCCATCTGGCTGTCAGCCTTTTGGTAGTGCAGGTAAATGTAATGGTCTATACTGGGACAGTGACAATGAGGTTATGTCTACATCTCTATATGAATCCTTTATTAATCTGTGCAGCAACCTGAGTGAAGCACCTCCAGATCCTGCAATCTATGAATCGGACCCAAGGATAAAGGACAGTGTGTGTTTGACTGTTCAGGGTTCTGACTGCACCATTGTCCCGGGTTTAGCATCTAGTGAGAATGACACACAGACTAGTGATGGCAGCTCTTGGATCAACAGCATTTACGATCTGTATGGTGATAGCAATGATGAAAATACCAGCAGAGATGAACAGCTGTTGCACTTATTAGAAATGAAATGTCAAGATTTaaacagcagagaaagagcTACAAAGGcaacaaaatggaaaagcttTAACCCTACTGGTAAAGTAATGCAAGAGGGTGGTGATAACAGGCTAAAATACTGA